Proteins encoded by one window of Juglans regia cultivar Chandler chromosome 15, Walnut 2.0, whole genome shotgun sequence:
- the LOC108982541 gene encoding somatic embryogenesis receptor kinase 1 produces MEVKDIWVSVLLWLILVVRPLCLISANMEGDALHSLRISLSDPNNVLQSWDPTLVNPCTWFHVTCNNDNSVIRVDLGNAALSGQLVPQLGLLRNLQYLELYSNNISGQIPSELGNLTSLVSLDLYLNSFTGPIPDTLGRLSKLRFLRLNNNSLTGPIPMSLTNISSLQVLDLSNNRLSGAVPDNGSFSLFTPISFANNQGLCGPVTGHPCPGSPPFSPPPPFVPPPPISVPGGNSATGAIAGGVAAGAALLFAAPAIAFAWWRRRKPQEFFFDVPAEEDPEVHLGQLKRFSLRELQVATDSFSNKNILGRGGFGKVYKGRLADGSLVAVKRLKEERTPGGELQFQTEVEMISMAVHRNLLRLRGFCMTPTERLLVYPYMANGSVASCLRERPPSQPPLDWPTRKRIALGSARGLSYLHDHCDPKIIHRDVKAANILLDEEFEAVVGDFGLAKLMDYKDTHVTTAVRGTIGHIAPEYLSTGKSSEKTDVFGYGIMLLELITGQRAFDLARLANDDDVMLLDWVKGLLKEKKLEMLVDPDLQKNYIEAEVEQLIQVALLCTQGSPMDRPKMSDVVRMLEGDGLAERWDEWQKVEVLREEVELAPHPNSDWIVDSTENLHAVELSGPR; encoded by the exons ATGGAGGTGAAGGATATTTGGGTGTCTGTTTTGCTCTGGTTGATCTTGGTGGTTCGTCCATTATGCTTAATTTCAGCTAACATGGAAG GTGATGCTTTACACAGCCTAAGAATCAGCTTATCAGATCCTAACAATGTCCTGCAGAGTTGGGATCCTACCCTTGTTAACCCATGCACATGGTTTCATGTCACCTGCAACAATGATAATAGTGTCATAAGAGT TGATCTTGGAAATGCAGCTTTGTCTGGTCAACTTGTCCCACAGCTTGGCCTACTCAGGAATCTACAGTATTT GGAGCTTTACAGTAACAACATAAGTGGACAGATTCCCAGTGAGCTAGGGAATCTTACTAGCTTGGTGAGCTTGGATCTTTACTTGAACAGTTTTACAGGTCCCATCCCAGACACATTGGGCAGGCTGTCTAAGCTAAGGTTCCT CCGGCTTAACAACAACAGCCTGACGGGTCCAATTCCTATGTCATTGACTAATATCTCATCACTGCAAGTTCT GGATCTGTCTAATAACCGCCTCTCTGGGGCAGTTCCAGACAATGGATCCTTTTCATTATTCACTCCAATCAG TTTTGCTAACAACCAAGGTCTATGTGGTCCAGTTACTGGCCACCCTTGCCCAGGATCTCCTCCATTTTCACCCCCTCCTCCTTTTGTACCACCACCACCGATTTCTGTACCAG GTGGGAATAGTGCCACTGGGGCGATTGCTGGAGGAGTTGCTGCAGGTGCTGCTTTACTATTTGCTGCCCCTGCAATTGCATTTGCTTGGTGGCGTCGAAGGAAACctcaagaatttttctttgatgtACCTG CCGAGGAGGACCCAGAGGTCCATCTGGGGCAGCTTAAAAGGTTTTCACTGCGAGAACTACAAGTTGCAACAGATAGTTTTAGCAACAAAAACATTCTGGGTAGAGGTGGATTTGGCAAGGTTTACAAAGGACGTCTGGCAGATGGTTCACTGGTAGCTGTAAAAAGACTGAAAGAAGAGCGTACACCTGGTGGTGAGCTGCAGTTTCAAACAGAAGTAGAGATGATCAGTATGGCCGTGCATCGAAACCTCCTCCGATTACGAGGATTCTGTATGACACCAACTGAGAGGCTACTTGTTTATCCCTATATGGCTAATGGAAGTGTTGCATCATGTTTAAGAG AACGCCCACCATCTCAACCACCCCTGGATTGGCCAACACGTAAGCGGATTGCGTTGGGGTCTGCAAGGGGTCTTTCTTATCTGCATGATCATTGTGACCCCAAGATCATACACCGGGATGTGAAAGCTGCAAACATTTTGTTGGACGAGGAGTTTGAGGCTGTTGTCGGCGACTTTGGGTTGGCTAAACTTATGGACTACAAGGATACCCATGTTACAACTGCTGTACGAGGCACAATTGGGCATATAGCTCCAGAGTACCTCTCTACAGGGAAGTCATCTGAGAAGACTGATGTTTTTGGTTATGGGATCATGCTTCTGGAACTAATCACTGGACAGAGAGCTTTTGATCTTGCCAGGCTTgcaaatgatgatgatgttatgttGCTTGATTGG GTTAAAGGACTTCTGAAAGAGAAGAAACTTGAAATGCTAGTTGATCCTGATCTCCAGAAAAATTACATAGAAGCAGAGGTAGAGCAACTAATACAGGTTGCACTGCTTTGTACACAAGGCTCTCCAATGGACCGGCCAAAGATGTCGGATGTGGTGAGGATGCTTGAAGGTGATGGCTTGGCGGAGAGATGGGATGAGTGGCAAAAGGTAGAGGTTCTTCGTGAAGAAGTGGAACTCGCTCCCCATCCTAACTCTGATTGGATTGTTGACTCCACAGAAAATT